A genomic segment from Hypomesus transpacificus isolate Combined female chromosome 13, fHypTra1, whole genome shotgun sequence encodes:
- the LOC124475762 gene encoding alpha-actinin-2, protein MMPHMQTTIEYNNGYVQEQDYTMQEDEWDRDLLLDPAWEKQQRKTFTAWCNSHLRKAGTQIENIEEEFRNGLKLMLLLEVISGERLPKPDRGKMRFHKIANVNKALEYITSKGVKLVSIGAEEIVDGNVKMTLGMIWTIILRFAIQDISVEETSAKEGLLLWCQRKTAPYRNANVQNFHCSWKDGLAFCALIHRHRPDLIDYAKLNKDDPLGNLNLAFEVAEKHLDIPKMLDAEDIVNTPKPDERAIMTYVSCFYHAFAGAEQAETAANRICKVLGVNQENEKLMEEYERLASELLEWIRRMTPWLENRTPEKTMDIMRRKLEDYRDYRRMHKPPKVQEKCQLEISFNTLQTKLRISNRPAFMPSEGKMVSDITSTWQGLEQAEKGYEEWLLTEIRRLERLEHLAEKFKHKATTHEEWSVGKEHILNCKDFESASLTEVHALLRKHEAFESDLAAHQDRVEQIAAIAQELNELDYHDASSINDRCQGICDQWDSLGTLTQKRRENLERTEKLLETIDQLFLEFAKRSAPFNNWMEGAMEDLQDMFIVHTVDEIQNLISAHGQFKATLPEADCERQAILSIFNEVQKITQSYSLSLSLVNPYSNITPIEMGQKWEKVKKLVPQRDSCLQEELARQHANERLRRQFAAQANNIGPWVQTRMEEIGRNSMDLGGPLEEQMNQMKQFEQVIINYKSNIDKLEGDHQHIQESLVFDNKHTNYTMEHIRVGWELLLTTIARTINEIETQILTRDAKGISQQQMNEFRSSFTHFDRKKKGGMETDDFRACLISMGYDVAEAEFARVMNLVDPNGSGKVTFQAFVDFMTRETSDSDTSEQVVASFRILATDKPYILLEELRRELPPEQAEYCISRMPIYTGPDAVPGALDYTAFSTALYGESDL, encoded by the exons ATGATGCCCCACATGCAGACAACGATTGAGTACAATAACGGCTATGTACAGGAGCAGGATTACACCATGCAGGAGGATGAGTGGGACAGGGATCTGCTTCTGGACCCAGCATGGGAGAAACAGCAGCGAAAG ACCTTCACAGCATGGTGTAACTCCCACCTGAGGAAAGCTGGGACACAGATAGAGAACATTGAGGAGGAGTTCAGGAATGGCCTCAAACTCATGCTGCTCCTGGAGGTCATCTCAG GTGAGAGACTGCCCAAGCCTGACAGAGGCAAGATGCGCTTCCACAAGATAGCCAACGTCAACAAAGCTCTGGAGTACATCACCAGCAAAGGAGTCAAGCTGGTGTCCATCGGAGCTGAAG AGATTGTCGACGGCAACGTGAAGATGACACTGGGAATGATCTGGACCATCATCCTGCGCTTCGCCATCCAGGACATTTCTGTGGAGG AAACATCTGCCAAGGAgggtcttcttctgtggtgccaGAGAAAGACTGCTCCCTACAGGAACGCTAATGTTCAGAACTTCCATTGCAG CTGGAAGGACGGCCTGGCCTTCTGTGCCCTGATACACAGACACCGCCCCGACCTCATAGACTACGCCAAGCTCAATAAG GATGACCCTCTGGGTAACCTTAACCTAGCCTTCGAAGTTGCTGAGAAGCACCTGGACATCCCTAAGATGTTGGACGCTGAAG ACATTGTCAACACCCCCAAGCCAGACGAGCGAGCCATCATGACCTATGTGTCATGCTTCTACCATGCCTTTGCTGGGGCAGAGCAG GCGGAGACGGCAGCCAACCGCATCTGCAAGGTGCTGGGGGTCAACCAAGAGAACGAGAAACTGATGGAGGAGTACGAGAGGCTGGCCAGTGAG CTGCTGGAGTGGATCCGCCGGATGACCCCCTGGCTGGAGAACCGCACCCCGGAGAAGACCATGGACATCATGAGAAGGAAGCTGGAGGACTACCGGGACTACCGCCGCATGCACAAGCCCCCCAAGGTGCAGGAAAAGTGCCAGCTGGAGATCAGCTTCAACACCCTGCAGACCAAGCTGCGCATCAGCAACCGGCCCGCCTTCATGCCCTCCGAGGGCAAGATGGTGTCG gACATCACTAGTACATGGCAGGGTCTGGAGCAGGCAGAGAAGGGCTATGAAGAGTGGCTGCTGACTGAAATCAGGAGGCTGGAGCGCCTGGAGCACCTAGCTGAGAAGTTCAAGCATAAAGCCACCACGCATGAGGAATGGTCTGTGG GTAAGGAGCATATCCTGAACTGTAAGGACTTTGAGTCTGCCTCTCTGACGGAGGTGCATGCTCTGCTGAGGAAGCACGAAGCGTTCGAGAGCGATCTGGCCGCACACCAGGACCGCGTGGAGCAAATCGCCGCTATCGCACAGGAGCTCAA TGAGCTGGACTACCATGATGCCTCCTCCATCAATGACCGCTGCCAGGGCATCTGTGACCAGTGGGACAGCCTGGGCACTCTCacccagaagaggagagagaacctgGAG AGAACGGAGAAGCTGCTGGAGACCATCGACCAGCTGTTCCTGGAGTTTGCCAAGAGGTCAGCTCCCTTCAACAACTGGATGGAGGGAGCAATGGAAGACCTTCAGGACATGTTCATAGTCCACACTGTGGATGAGATACAG AATCTGATCTCGGCCCACGGCCAGTTCAAGGCCACGCTGCCTGAGGCGGATTGTGAGCGTCAGGCCATCCTCAGCATCTTCAACGAGGTGCAGAAGATCACCCAGAGCTacagcctctccctcagcctggtCAACCCCTACAGCAACATCACCCCCATTGAGATGGGGCAGAAATGGGAAAAG GTGAAGAAGCTGGTTCCACAGAGGGACAGCTGTCTGCAGGAGGAACTGGCCAGGCAGCATGCAAACGAGAGGCTCAGACGCCAGTTTGCTGCCCAGGCCAACAACATCGGACCCTGGGTACAAACCAGGATGGAG gAGATCGGTCGTAACTCGATGGACCTTGGTGGTCCCCTGGAGGAGCAGATGAACCAGATGAAGCAGTTTGAACAGGTTATCATCAACTACAAGTCCAACATCGACAAGCTGGAGGGAGATCACCAGCACATCCAGGAGTCCCTCGTCTTCGACAACAAGCACACCAACTACACCATGGAG CACATCCGTGTGGGCTGGGAGCTGCTCCTCACCACCATTGCCAGAACCATCAACGAGATCGAGACCCAGATCCTGACCCGCGACGCCAAGGGCATCAGCCAGCAGCAGATGAATGAGTTCCGCTCGTCCTTCACTCACTTTGACAGG AAGAAGAAAGGAGGTATGGAGACAGATGACTTCAGAGCTTGCCTCATTTCCATGGGCTATGATGTG gctGAGGCTGAGTTTGCCCGGGTCATGAACCTAGTGGACCCTAACGGCTCGGGGAAGGTGACCTTCCAGGCCTTTGTTGACTTCATGACCAGAGAGACGTCCGACTCTGACACCTCAGAGCAGGTCGTAGCCTCCTTCAGGATCCTGGCCACGGACAAG CCCTACATCCTGTTGGAGGAGCTTCGTAGGGAGCTTCCCCCAGAGCAGGCAGAGTACTGCATCTCCAGGATGCCCATCTACACCGGCCCGGATGCAGTGCCTGGAGCCCTGGACTACACCGCATTCTCCACAGCGTTGTACGGAGAGAGTGACCTCTAG
- the arg1 gene encoding arginase-1: MVNMKSSRGLQLAFRIYKRSHHHSVGIIGAPFSKGQPRDGVERGPDLIRSAGLVEKLKAQGCDVKDYGNLMFEEFSSDEPIGRVKRPRAVGRANERLAGAVEEVKKEGRTCVMLGGDHSLAIGSIQGHAAAQKDLSVVWVDAHADINTPLTSPTGNIHGQPMSYLIQELHSKVPVMPSFSWIKPCVSAKDVVYIGLRDVDPDEHYILKYLGIKVFSMTDVDHLGIARVMEETCDHMFSKVKKPIHLSYDIDALDPSISPATGTPVIGGLTYREGVYITEHICQTGLLSALDMVEVNPKRGKTEEEVRSTVSAAVDLVLGCFGRLREGNHPKDYRMPEP; the protein is encoded by the exons ATGGTCAACATGAAGAGCTCGAGAGGACTTCAGCTTGCGTTTAGAATTTACAAACGGAGTCATCATCACTCTGTCGGAATTATAGGAGCGCCTTTTTCCAAGGGACAG CCGAGGGATGGAGTGGAGCGAGGACCCGACCTGATCCGCAGCGCTGGATTGGTGGAGAAGCTTAAGGCACAAG gatgtgatgtcaagGACTACGGCAACCTGATGTTCGAGGAGTTTTCCAGTGACGAGCCAATCGGCCGCGTGAAGAGACCTCGAGCGGTGGGCCGTGCCAATGAGCGCCTGGCTGGCgctgtggaggaggtgaagaaagaGGGGCGTACCTGTGTAATGCTGGGCGGAGATCACAG TTTGGCCATAGGCTCCATCCAGGGCCATGCAGCAGCCCAGAAGGACCTGAGTGTGGTGTGGGTGGATGCCCACGCGGACATCAACACGCCCCTGACGTCCCCCACAGGCAACATCCATGGACAGCCCATGTCCTACCTCATCCAAGAGCTGCACTCAAAG gtCCCAGTTATGCCCAGCTTCTCCTGGATCAAGCCTTGTGTATCAGCCAAAGACGTTGTCTACATTGGTCTTAGAGACGTGGACCCAGATGAgca CTACATCCTGAAGTACCTGGGCATTAAGGTGTTCTCCATGACAGATGTGGATCACCTGGGCATAGCCAGAGTGATGGAGGAGACCTGCGACCACATGTTCTCGAA AGTGAAGAAGCCCATCCACCTGAGCTACGACATCGACGCCCTGGACCCGTCCATATCCCCTGCCACAGGGACCCCCGTGATAGGGGGGCTCACTTACAGGGAGGGGGTCTATATCACGGAGCACATTTGTCAGACAG GTCTCTTGTCTGCGCTGGACATGGTGGAGGTGAATCCCAAGCGAGGGAAGACGGAGGAGGAAGTTCGATCGACAGTTAGCGCCGCTGTTGACCTTGTGCTAGGCTGCTTCGGACGCCTCCGAGAAGGAAACCACCCTAAAGACTACCGCATGCCTGAGCCCTGA
- the heatr1 gene encoding HEAT repeat-containing protein 1 — protein MTSLAHQLKRLSLPQNDANLFSRKEVASLLFDPKDAASMDRSTFHALGCTGLEELLGIEQAFTEFQDTLFSQASMGMERSVQSKEINDKLDESISLFLARLSPYFLLKPAQKCLEWLVHRFYIHLYNVDSLLACVLPYHETKVFVRVVQLLKIKDPTNRWNWLEVLQKPGVPLARGTLITHCYKDLGFMDFICTLVTKSIKAYSGFTGNCAQLRVIFSFYASTIITALEAVEKVSDTIISKLLPYVQKGLKSSLTDYKAATYMIVCQLSVKVVMDAQLVNTLALQVSRSLVGEPLLASEGLGCLVVLLQNQRGKAIGPKAFHQLCSMPSLVPTLQSMAATHDVSPLLTYLLPHLLHSLLTCTTVPDDMETEEPSPSSVHHSLFEAMLKEVPLSKGLDNTVAKLLLEEYLSQSQLSAEDLTLLNQRLLPFIRLFESKYAGALDMVLESHVSGISTQEKNLFHQFISLTMSSGKFQILGDSDTSLLLSLKHPLPSVRTTAVDHLTTVLTSGQFLQQGGFDQAFLSTALLDRMKDDVPEVVSAALKAVEAYKDRMDPDETVSSLLSLLQRTDSAAGNWCPVLLEAVRVLDDPGLWDRTPGLGLRASWGLIPYLVVTSSTPDSPEILLASYIAHSSLLAQHPLTQGWSQVLKEVMKSSSQSDIIVQANQHLISTLTKNLATMDHIPKRNVLERMAECVLQQRQSGSSRRETTAFLVLTQALLLGMGDLGGTQHLHTAQQVYNLLEPALLQLTQHDQAPVDQGDTVFSFSEGLRDYLQSVTGHREHSLLLVSLLRGLISCLRCHDASFKGEVWWNPENLDTNTCCYLHLLCRFFSVIVTGAAQGPMMASFRGLMKLLVQVHLSDPLELFKFLSLLWGYNSNHGDQLDVRVSAILQTQSLYVGGALLAPQPGTTRAQLASASSPVALSLLACLSSPVREVRRAAIAALQSLSEGAGSPFEPITARLLKNTEEIIADPAHVSQALGLLWGEYVAQPGKARHKSVLASMEQLLKGLQAPNCPSYTSMTLLRTLEQVNGEAVLSGLLPILERLLEQSGPDAPILLRGEAQLMQLTLGKYNEASAPLLVRDQAVLDVFIRALGTTAQPHPDIPSFQIIALEQITKPFFSALEDCKVQQRLLGVMFDLLVESRSPVCSNTISSVFKGIAVDGELVANELVPAEKPKVTVSVQQTRRSQMLQRRVQDSGQAPAEEGAVSWARATLILELLQHKKKLKRPELLVPALFTLLSRCLETSAAEQGNMEYTKQLLLSCLLNICQKLSPDGGPVSPDVLDEDKFNVELVVQCVRVSDMPQTHHHALLLLGIVAGIFPEKVLHNIMPIFTFMGANIMRLDDAYSFQVINKTVQTVIPALIKAHEEGEGRSSGHMEVVVTKIMHVFTDALPHVPEHRRLPILSQLVTTLGPARFLWVLMLLMFKQHATQTAVTTTTTDKDTVLERDVEFWISVCCEFEVSDQLTSLIRVLQYLMLLPQDKEDGPGKRATLCRGGAKRKEEEKAEELIFSVESHSSKDLRHFKFLSVSFMAQLLASGSFIGKVADHGDIMEDALQKLQQSLLEEILLYIHTVARCVEENADKPTAKFWRALLNKAYDVLDKVNALLPTDTFITVMRGLMGNQLASVRRKAMELLNNKLQHRTQWQEEQVAVLLELTGDLLSIVGKGRGKEEEEEEQAINRQTALYSLKLLCRSFGADHQEAFVPVLVRAVEILTSPEEEKNVMGSALLCVAEVASTLKALAIPQLPRLMPAVLQVLAERKEVLSNEIYLLSAVTALQRVAETLPHFISPYLQDTVLQVCRLTRVAEKAGTSPQLSLRLASLRTTLATKVPPRVLLPTITKCYSKMMESKHSHLGPLMGILKEHIVQMEKDQLNSHQTELTSFFLIALDFRAQHGQGDLEKTQEIEGFVIDCLLAMVMKLSEVTFRPLFFKLFDWSKTDSTAKDRLLTFYRLSDRIADRLKGLFVLFAGHLVKPFCDLLRQTNVTQTDEALFDSKDGVEKCSLLLQYLLDCLHKIFLYDTQHFVSKERAEALMTPLVDQLENTLGGEELHQTRVTKHLVPCVAQFSVAMGDDTQWKALNYQILLKTRHGSAKVRFSALLMLLELAGKLRENYMVLLPETIPFLAELMEDECEEVEHQVQKVIQEMESILGEPLQSYF, from the exons ATGACATCGCTTGCCCATCAGCTGAAGCGGCTATCATTGCCCCAGAATGACGCCAACCTGTTCAGTCGTAAGGAGGTTGCCTCCTTACTCTTTGATCCTAAAGATGCTGCCAGTATGGACAGGAGCACCTTCCATGCTCTTG GTTGCACAGGACTGGAGGAGCTTCTAGgtattgagcaagctttcacaGAGTTTCAGGACACCCTCTTCAGCCAGGCCTCCATGGGTATGGAGCGAAGTGTCCAGTCCAAAGAGATCAACGATAAACTGGACGAAAGCATATCCCTCTTCCTAGCTCGCCTTTCTCCATACTTTCTTCTCAAGCCGGCTCAGAAGTGCTTGGAATGGCTTGTGCACAG GTTTTACATCCACCTGTACAACGTTGACAGCCTGCTGGCCTGTGTCTTGCCCTACCACGAGACCAAGGTGTTTGTCAGAGTTGTTCAACTCTTAAAGATCAAGGACCCCACTAACCGCTGGAACTGGCTGGAGGTGCTACAG AAACCAGGTGTACCATTGGCAAGAGGAACCCTGATCACTCACTGTTACAAAGACTTGGGCTTCATGGATTTcatctgcacactagtcaccaAGTCAATCAAG GCTTATTCTGGATTCACTGGCAACTGTGCCCAGCTCAGAGTGATCTTCTCCTTCTATGCCTCCACCATCATAACAGCTCTGGAGGCGGTGGAGAAGGTCTCAGACACCATCATATCCAAGTTGCTGCCCTACGTTCAGAAG gGTCTGAAGTCCTCTCTCACCGACTATAAGGCTGCCACCTACATGATTGTGTGCCAGCTGTCTGTGAAGGTGGTGATGGACGCTCAGCTGGTGAACACCCTGGCCCTGCAAGTCAGCAGGTCCCTGGTTGGAGAGCCCCTGCTGGCCTCCGAGGGCCTGGGCTGCCTCGTCGTCCTGCTGCAGAACCAGAGGGGCAAGGCCATTGGACCCAA AGCTTTTCACCAGCTGTGCTCCATGCCCTCGCTGGTGCCCACTCTGCAGAGCATGGCAGCCACTCATGACGTCAGTCCCCTTCTGACCTACCTGCTGCCCCACCTGCTCCACTCTCTGCTCACCTGCACCACAG TCCCAgatgacatggagacagaggaacCTTCTCCAAGCTCTGTACACCACAGCCTGTTCGAAGCCATGCTCAAAGAAGTGCCTCTGTCCAAGGGCCTTGACAACACAGTAGCAAA GTTGTTGCTAGAGGAGTACCTGTCCCAGAGCCAGCTCTCTGCAGAGGACCTCACCCTCCTCAACCAGCGGCTGCTGCCGTTCATACGGCTGTTTGAGTCCAA GTATGCTGGAGCTCTCGACATGGTCCTAGAGAGTCATGTCAGTGGCATCAGCACCCAAGAGAAAAACCTCTTCCATCAGTTCATCTCTCTGACCATGAGCAGCGGCAAGTTCCAg atcCTGGGAGACTCTGACACATCTCTGCTGCTGAGTCTGAAGCACCCTCTGCCCTCCGTCAGAACCACGGCGGTGGACCACCTGACCACTGTCCTCACCTCTGGACAG TTTCTCCAGCAGGGGGGGTTTGACCAGGCGTTCCTGAGCACGGCTCTGCTGGACAGGATGAAGGATGATGTCCCTGAGGTGGTGTCAGCTGCCCTCAAGGCTGTGGAG gcctacaaagATCGCATGGACCCAGATGAGACGGTTTCTAGTTTGCTTTCACTTCTTCAGAGAACAGATTCCGCGGCTGGAAACTG GTGTCcagtgttactggaggctgtgagggtgcTGGACGACCCCGGGCTGTGGGACAGGACCCCGGGCCTGGGGCTGCGGGCTTCCTGGGGCTTGATCCCCTACCTGGTGGTCACGTCCTCCACCCCTGACTCCCCTGAGATCCTGCTGGCCTCCTACATTGCCCACTCCTCCCTGCTGGCCCAGCACCCCCTCACCCAGGGCTGGTCACAAG TGCTGAAGGAGGTGATGAAGAGCTCTTCTCAGTCAGACATCATTGTACAGGCGAATCAGCATCTGATCTCAACTCTGACTAAGAACCTGGCCACCATGGACCACATCCCCAAACGCAACGTT ctggaGAGGATGGCAGAGTGTGTGCTGCAGCAGCGGCAGAGTGGATCCAGCCGGAGGGAGACGACTGCCTTCCTGGTCCTGACCCAGGCTCTGCTGCTGGGCATGGGGGACCTGGGTGGGACCCAGCACCTCCACACGGCCCAGCAGGTCTACAACCTCCTGGAGCCTGCCCTGCTGCAGCTCACCCAGCATGACCAG GCCCCCGTGGACCAGGGAGACACTGTCTTCTCCTTCTCAGAGGGGCTGAGGGATTACCTCCAGAGTGTGACGGGCCACAGAGAGCACAGCCtgctgctggtctctctgctccGAGGTCTCATATCTTGCCTCAGGTGTCACGACGCGTCTTTCAAAG gtgagGTGTGGTGGAACCCTGAGAACCTGGACACCAACACCTGCTGCTACCTGCACCTGCTGTGTCGCTTCTTCAGCGTCATTGTCACCGGGGCTGCCCAGGGGCCCATGATGGCCAGCTTCAGAGGCCTGATGAAGCTGCTGGTTCAG GTCCACCTGAGTGATCCTCTGGAGCTCTTCAAGTTCTTGTCCCTGCTGTGGGGCTACAACAGTAACCATGGAGACCAGCTGGACGTGAGGGTCAGTGCCATCCTCCAGACTCAGTCCCTGTATGTGGGAGGAGCCCTGCTCGCCCCTCAGCCCGGCACCACGCGGGCACAGCTGGCGTCAGCCTCCTCTCCAG TGGCTCTGTCGTTGCTGGCCTGCCTGAGCTCACCGGTCAGGGAGGTGCGCAGGGCAGCCATCGCTGCCCTTCAGAGCCTGTCAGAGGGGGCCGGCTCCCCCTTTGAGCCAATCACGGCCAGGCTGCTTAAGAACACAGAGGAGATCATCGCTGACCCCGCGCACGTCAGCCAG GCCCTGGGTCTGCTCTGGGGCGAGTATGTAGCACAGCCAGGCAAGGCTCGCCACAAGAGTGTACTGGCCTCCATGGAGCAGCTGCTGAAGGGTCTCCAGGCCCCCAACTGCCCCTCGTACACCAGCATGACCCTGCTGCGGACCCTGGAGCAGGTCAACGGAGAG gccGTGCTCTCGGGTCTCCTGCCCATCCTGGAGCGGCTGCTGGAGCAGAGTGGCCCCGATGCCCCCATTCTCCTGAGGGGCGAGGCCCAGCTGATGCAGCTCACCCTGGGCAAGTACAACGAGGCGTCAGCCCCTTTGCTGGTACGGGACCAGGCCGTGCTGGATGTGTTCATCAGGGCCCTGGGGACCACCGCCCAGCCCCACCCAGACATCCCCAGCTTCCAGATCATAGCCCTAGAACAG ATCACCAAGCCCTTCTTCTCCGCCCTGGAGGACTGCAAGGTGCAGCAGAGGCTCCTGGGGGTGATGTTCGACCTTCTGGTGGAGAGCAGGAGTCCTGTCTGCTCCAACACCATCAGCAGCGTCTTCAAGGGG ATTGCTGTGGATGGGGAGCTGGTGGCCAACGAGCTGGTCCCAGCAGAGAAGCCCAAAGTCACTGTGAGTGTACAGCAGACGCGTAGGAGCCAGATGCTGCAGAG GAGGGTCCAGGACAGTGGGCAGGCCCCGGCAGAAGAAGGTGCTGTGTCCTGGGCCAGGGCCACCCTCATCCTGGAGCTGCTGCAACACAAGAAGAAGCTGAAGAGACCTGAGCTGCTGGTGCCCGCTCTCTTCACCCTGCTCTCCAG GTGTCTGGAGACGTCCGCCGCAGAGCAGGGCAACATGGAATACACCAAGCAGCTGCTGCTCAGCTGTCTGCTCAACATCTGCCAGAAGCTCTCCCCCGATGGAGGACCAGTCAGCCCAg ACGTGCTGGATGAGGACAAGTTCAACGTGGAGCTGGTGgttcagtgtgtgagagtgtcggACATGCCCCAGACGCACCATCATGCCTTACTGCTGCTGGGCATTGTGGCTGGCATCTTCCCT GAGAAAGTCCTCCACAACATCATGCCCATCTTTACCTTCATGGGGGCCAACATCATGCGTCTGGACGATGCCTACAGCTTCCAGGTCATCAACAAGACTGTGCAGACGGTAATCCCTGCTCTCATCAAG gcccatgaggagggtgaggggcgcTCCTCAGGTCACATGGAGGTAGTGGTGACGAAGATCATGCATGTGTTCACCGACGCGCTGCCCCACGTGCCTGAGCACCGCCGTCTGCCAATCCTGTCCCAGCTGGTCACCACCCTGGGCCCCGCCCGCTTCCTCTGGGTCCTGATGCTCCTCATGTTCAAGCAGCACGCCACCCAGACGGccgtcaccaccaccaccaccgacaAG GATACAGTTCTGGAGCGGGACGTGGAGTTCTGGatctctgtgtgctgtgagtTTGAGGTGTCTGACCAGCTCACCTCGCTCATCAGGGTCCTGCAGTACCTCATGCTGCTGCCACAGGACAAGGAGGAcg GCCCAGGGAAGCGAGCTACGCTCTGTCGAGGAGGTGctaagagaaaggaggaggagaaggcagagGAGCTGATCTTCAGCGTGGAGAGCCACAGCAGCAAGGATCTCAGACACTTCaagttcctgtctgtctccttcatGGCTCAGCTGTTGGCTTCAGGCAGCTTCATAGGGAAG GTGGCGGACCATGGTGACATCATGGAagatgctctgcagaagctACAGCAGAG cctgctGGAGGAGATCCTGCTCTACATCCACACAGTGGCTCGCTGCGTGGAAGAGAATGCCGACAAACCAACAGCCAAGTTCTGGAGAGCCCTGCTCAACAAGGCCTACGATGTCCTGGACAAG GTGAATGCCCTGCTGCCGACGGATACTTTTATCACTGTGATGCGTGGGCTGATGGGTAACCAGCTAGCATCAGTGAGGAGGAAGGCCATGGAGCTGCTCAACAACAAGCTACAGCACAGGACTCAGTGGCAAGAggaacag GTGGCTGTGCTGCTGGAACTGACTGGGGACCTTCTGAGCATTGTGGGTAAGGGCCGcggcaaggaggaggaggaggaggagcaagcCATCAACAGGCAGACCGCCCTCTACAGCCTCAAGCTGCTGTGCCGCAGTTTCGGTGCCGACCACCAGGAGGCGTTTGTGCCTGTGCTGGTCCGGGCAGTGGAGATCTTGACCTCCCCTGAAGAAGAGAAGAACGTGATGGGCAGTGCCCTGCTGTGTGTCGCTGAGGTCGCGAGCACACTCAAGGCCCTTGCCATCCCACAACTCCCCAG ACTGATGCCTGCAGTGCTGCAAGTCCtggcagagaggaaggaggtgcTTTCTAACGAGATCTACCTGCTGAGTGCGGTCACAGCCCTGCAGCGCGTAGCAGAGACCCTCCCACATTTCATCAGCCCCTATCTGCAGGACACGGTACTACAG GTGTGCCGACTGACGAGGGTGGCAGAGAAGGCCGGCACCTCCCCCCAGCTCAGCCTCCGCCTGGCCTCTCTCAGGACCACCCTTGCCACCAAGGTGCCCCCCAGGGTCCTACTGCCCACCATCACCAAGTGCTACAGCAAGATGATGGAGTCCAAACAT AGCCATCTTGGTCCTCTCATGGGAATCTTGAAGGAGCACATTGTTCAGATGGAGAAGGATCAGCTCAACTCCCACCAAACAGAGCTAACTTCCTTCTTCCTGATTGCCCTGGACTTCCGAGCCCAACACGGTCAG GGAGACCTGGAGAAGACCCAGGAGATTGAGGGCTTTGTGATCGACTGTCTGCTGGCCATGGTCATGAAGCTGTCTGAGGTCACCTTCAGACCACTGTTTTTCAAG CTGTTTGACTGGAGTAAGACAGACTCCACTGCTAAGGACCGGCTCCTGACCTTCTACCGCCTCTCCGACCGCATCGCTGACCGGCTCAAGGGCCTGTTTGTGCTGTTTGCTGGTCACTTGGTCAAGCCCTTCTGTGACCTGCTACGCCAGACCAACGTCACCCAGACTG ACGAGGCGTTGTTTGACTCCAAAGACGGCGTGGAGAAGTGTAGTCTCCTGCTGCAGTACCTGCTGGACTGTCTCCACAAGATCTTTCTGTACGACACCCAGCACTTCGTCAGCAAAGAGAGGGCGGAGGCTCTCATGACTCCGCTGGTCGACCAG ctGGAGAACaccctgggaggagaggagctgcacCAGACACGCGTCACCAAACACTTGGTGCCCTGTGTGGCCCAGTTCTCCGTCGCCATGGGCGACGACACCCAGTGGAAGGCCCTTAACTACCAGATACTGCTAAAGACGCGACACGGTTCAGCCAAG GTGCGTTTCTCTGCCCTGCTGATGCTGCTGGAGCTGGCTGGCAAGCTGAGGGAGAACTACATGGTGCTGCTACCTGAGACCATCCCCTTCCTGGCTGAGCTCATGGAGG ACGAATGTGAGGAGGTGGAGCACCAGGTCCAGAAGGTCATCCAGGAGATGGAGTCCATCTTGGGAGAGCCTCTCCAGAGCTACTTCTAA